Proteins found in one Macaca nemestrina isolate mMacNem1 chromosome 4, mMacNem.hap1, whole genome shotgun sequence genomic segment:
- the LOC105466319 gene encoding argininosuccinate lyase isoform X2, whose protein sequence is MASESGKLWGGRFVGAVDPIMEKFNASIAYDRHLWEVDVQGSKAYSRGLEKAGLLTKAEMDQILHGLDKVAEEWAQGTFKLSPNDEDIHTANERRLKELIGETAGKLHTGRSRNDQVVTDLRLWMRQTCSTLSGLLWELIRTMVDRAEAERDVLFPGYTHLQRAQPIRWSHWILSHAVALTRDSERLLEVRKRINVLPLGSGAIAGNPLSVDRELLRAELNFGAITLNSMDATSERDFVAEFLFWASLCMTHLSRMAEDLILYCTKEFSFVQLSDAYSTGSSLMPQKKNPDSLELIRSKAGRVFGRCAGLLMTLKGLPSTYNKDLQIHRENMGQALSPDMLATDLAYYLVRKGMPFRQAHEASGKAVFMAETKGVALNELSLQELQTISPLFSGDVSCVWDYGHSVEQYGALGGTARSSVDWQIRQVRALLQTQQA, encoded by the exons ATGGCCTCGGAG AGTGGGAAGCTTTGGGGTGGCCGGTTTGTGGGTGCAGTGGACCCCATCATGGAGAAGTTCAACGCGTCCATTGCCTACGACCGGCACCTTTGGGAGGTGGATGTTCAAGGCAGCAAAGCCTACAGCAGGGGCCTGGAGAAGGCAGGGCTCCTCACCAAGGCCGAGATGGACCAGATACTCCATGGCCTAGACAAG GTGGCTGAGGAGTGGGCCCAGGGCACCTTCAAACTCAGCCCCAATGATGAGGACATCCACACAGCCAACGAGCGCCGCCTGAAG GAGCTCATTGGTGAAACGGCAGGGAAGCTGCACACGGGACGGAGCCGGAATGACCAG GTGGTCACGGACCTCAGGCTATGGATGCGGCAGACCTGCTCCACGCTCTCCGGCCTCCTCTGGGAGCTCATCAGGACCATGGTGGATAGGGCAGAGGC GGAACGTGACGTCCTCTTCCCGGGGTACACCCATCTGCAGAGGGCCCAGCCCATCCGCTGGAGCCACTGGATTCTGAG CCACGCCGTGGCGCTGACCCGAGACTCTGAGCGGCTGCTGGAGGTGCGGAAGCGGATCAATGTCCTGCCCCTGGGGAG TGGGGCCATTGCAGGCAATCCCCTAAGTGTGGACCGAGAGCTGCTTCGAGCAG AACTCAACTTTGGGGCCATCACTCTCAACAGCATGGATGCCACTAGTGAGCGGGACTTTGTGG CTGAGTTCCTGTTCTGGGCTTCGCTATGCATGACCCATCTCAGCAGGATGGCTGAGGACCTCATCCTCTACTGCACCAAGGAATTCAGCTTCGTGCAGCTCTCGGATGCCTACAG CACGGGAAGCAGCCTGATGCCCCAGAAGAAAAACCCCGACAGTTTGGAGCTGATCCGGAGCAAGGCTGGGCGTGTGTTTGGGCGG TGTGCCGGGCTCCTGATGACCCTCAAGGGACTTCCCAGCACCTACAACAAAGACTTACAG ATTCACCGAGAGAACATGGGACAGGCTCTCAGCCCCGACATGCTGGCCACTGACCTTGCCTATTACCTGGTCCGCAAAGGG ATGCCATTCCGCCAGGCCCACGAGGCTTCCGGGAAAGCCGTGTTCATGGCCGAGACCAAGGGGGTCGCCCTCAACGAGCTGTCACTGCAGGAGCTGCAGACCATCAG ccccctgTTCTCGGGCGACGTGAGCTGCGTGTGGGACTACGGGCACAGCGTGGAGCAGTATGGTGCCTTGGGTGGCACTGCACGCTCCAGTGTTGACTGGCAGATCCGCCAGGTGCGGGCACTACTGCAGACACAGCAGGCCTAG
- the LOC105466319 gene encoding argininosuccinate lyase isoform X1: protein MASESGKLWGGRFVGAVDPIMEKFNASIAYDRHLWEVDVQGSKAYSRGLEKAGLLTKAEMDQILHGLDKVAEEWAQGTFKLSPNDEDIHTANERRLKELIGETAGKLHTGRSRNDQVVTDLRLWMRQTCSTLSGLLWELIRTMVDRAEAERDVLFPGYTHLQRAQPIRWSHWILSHAVALTRDSERLLEVRKRINVLPLGSGAIAGNPLSVDRELLRAELNFGAITLNSMDATSERDFVAEFLFWASLCMTHLSRMAEDLILYCTKEFSFVQLSDAYSTGSSLMPQKKNPDSLELIRSKAGRVFGRCAGLLMTLKGLPSTYNKDLQEDKEAVFEVSDTMSAVLQVATGVISTLQIHRENMGQALSPDMLATDLAYYLVRKGMPFRQAHEASGKAVFMAETKGVALNELSLQELQTISPLFSGDVSCVWDYGHSVEQYGALGGTARSSVDWQIRQVRALLQTQQA from the exons ATGGCCTCGGAG AGTGGGAAGCTTTGGGGTGGCCGGTTTGTGGGTGCAGTGGACCCCATCATGGAGAAGTTCAACGCGTCCATTGCCTACGACCGGCACCTTTGGGAGGTGGATGTTCAAGGCAGCAAAGCCTACAGCAGGGGCCTGGAGAAGGCAGGGCTCCTCACCAAGGCCGAGATGGACCAGATACTCCATGGCCTAGACAAG GTGGCTGAGGAGTGGGCCCAGGGCACCTTCAAACTCAGCCCCAATGATGAGGACATCCACACAGCCAACGAGCGCCGCCTGAAG GAGCTCATTGGTGAAACGGCAGGGAAGCTGCACACGGGACGGAGCCGGAATGACCAG GTGGTCACGGACCTCAGGCTATGGATGCGGCAGACCTGCTCCACGCTCTCCGGCCTCCTCTGGGAGCTCATCAGGACCATGGTGGATAGGGCAGAGGC GGAACGTGACGTCCTCTTCCCGGGGTACACCCATCTGCAGAGGGCCCAGCCCATCCGCTGGAGCCACTGGATTCTGAG CCACGCCGTGGCGCTGACCCGAGACTCTGAGCGGCTGCTGGAGGTGCGGAAGCGGATCAATGTCCTGCCCCTGGGGAG TGGGGCCATTGCAGGCAATCCCCTAAGTGTGGACCGAGAGCTGCTTCGAGCAG AACTCAACTTTGGGGCCATCACTCTCAACAGCATGGATGCCACTAGTGAGCGGGACTTTGTGG CTGAGTTCCTGTTCTGGGCTTCGCTATGCATGACCCATCTCAGCAGGATGGCTGAGGACCTCATCCTCTACTGCACCAAGGAATTCAGCTTCGTGCAGCTCTCGGATGCCTACAG CACGGGAAGCAGCCTGATGCCCCAGAAGAAAAACCCCGACAGTTTGGAGCTGATCCGGAGCAAGGCTGGGCGTGTGTTTGGGCGG TGTGCCGGGCTCCTGATGACCCTCAAGGGACTTCCCAGCACCTACAACAAAGACTTACAG GAAGACAAGGAAGCTGTGTTTGAAGTGTCAGACACTATGAGTGCCGTGCTGCAGGTGGCCACTGGCGTCATCTCTACGCTGCAG ATTCACCGAGAGAACATGGGACAGGCTCTCAGCCCCGACATGCTGGCCACTGACCTTGCCTATTACCTGGTCCGCAAAGGG ATGCCATTCCGCCAGGCCCACGAGGCTTCCGGGAAAGCCGTGTTCATGGCCGAGACCAAGGGGGTCGCCCTCAACGAGCTGTCACTGCAGGAGCTGCAGACCATCAG ccccctgTTCTCGGGCGACGTGAGCTGCGTGTGGGACTACGGGCACAGCGTGGAGCAGTATGGTGCCTTGGGTGGCACTGCACGCTCCAGTGTTGACTGGCAGATCCGCCAGGTGCGGGCACTACTGCAGACACAGCAGGCCTAG